Proteins co-encoded in one Brassica oleracea var. oleracea cultivar TO1000 chromosome C4, BOL, whole genome shotgun sequence genomic window:
- the LOC106341151 gene encoding uncharacterized protein LOC106341151: MSARIRMVLFVNLLSLLFSTAILHSNQSTLPLRSFKISENVTYDCIDIYKQPGLEHPFLKTHKIQLKSSISRHELKMQTGKNETSDKRKIVCPNGTVPILRNTKEYVTNSQVFAEEHFHPLSADSPGTHIAGVRSSIGPFRGVQAWFSANALNVGKDQVSYGQIYIGSGSGNQVNYISAGWIINPGLYGDQRVWAFGFWKGKDGKGCYNTACSGFVQVSKVIPIVRPIDLKPGVPGWFRYFIHQDINTGNWWMTQLMQNIPDEDIGYWPKELFNLLENGANMVGVGGVVQASHSGSSPPMGNGNFPNGGRLDSGLFSNIEVLNSNYEQRKMNSFPVENLLDSEKCYGLRIGKVKPFHRNHLGFFFNYGGPGGNSCGV; the protein is encoded by the exons ATGTCAGCTAGAATTAGGATGGTGCTTTTTGTGAATCTGTTATCTCTTCTGTTTTCAACAGCTATACTTCATTCCAATCAAAGTACACTGCCTCTCAGATCATTCAAG ATAAGTGAAAACGTAACATATGATTGCATAGATATTTACAAGCAACCAGGGCTCGAGCATCCTTTTCTAAAAACCCACAAAATTCAG TTGAAATCATCAATTTCAAGACATGAGTTAAAGATGCAAACTGGCAAAAATGAAACATCTGACAAAAGGAAAATAGTATGTCCAAATGGAACTGTTCCTATATTGAGAAATACAAAAGAATATGTCACAAATTCGCAAGTGTTTGCTGAGGAACATTTTCATCCGTTATCAGCCGATAGCCCTGGAACGCAT ATTGCTGGAGTAAGATCATCCATTGGCCCATTTCGGGGTGTACAAGCTTGGTTTAGTGCAAATGCGCTAAACGTGGGAAAGGATCAAGTCTCGTATGGTCAAATATATATAGGCAGTGGATCAGGAAACCAAGTCAATTATATCTCAGCGGGTTGGATT ATAAATCCAGGTCTATATGGCGACCAACGTGTTTGGGCATTTGGATTTTGGAAG GGTAAGGATGGGAAAGGATGTTACAATACCGCATGTTCAGGGTTTGTTCAAGTATCAAAGGTGATTCCAATTGTCAGGCCCATTGATCTTAAGCCAGGGGTCCCTGGCTGGTTTCGATATTTCATTCATCAG GATATAAATACAGGAAACTGGTGGATGACACAACTTATGCAAAATATACCTGATGAAGATATTGGTTACTGGCCAAAAGAATTATTTAACCTTTTAGAAAATGGTGCAAATATGGTTGGAGTTGGTGGTGTGGTTCAGGCTTCACATTCTGGTTCAAGCCCTCCCATGGGTAATGGTAATTTTCCAAATGGAGGCCGTCTAGATTCAGGACTTTTTTCAAATATTGAAGTCTTGAATTCCAACTATGAGCAGCGTAAAATGAATTCTTTTCCTGTAGAGAATTTGTTAGATAGTGAGAAATGTTATGGGTTAAGAATTGGTAAGGTAAAACCATTCCATCGTAATCATCTAGGTTTTTTTTTCAATTATGGTGGTCCGGGAGGGAATTCATGTGGAGTATGA
- the LOC106338050 gene encoding F-box protein At2g35280-like encodes MEPTNRSLTHLDTMPDDMLRLIISKVGAASSTDYCNAVLTCKSLNFGLDDPLIAKTLSIAPLVERPYLANGYEKMMESLLAANNLDAHYVKGMREYFYFDNHFLRLHHLHLASKGYEKMMMPSPSVNFVSIFLPFSIIPKAMRRPP; translated from the coding sequence ATGGAGCCAACTAACCGTTCTCTGACTCACCTTGACACCATGCCGGACGACATGTTGCGCCTCATCATCTCAAAAGTCGGTGCTGCGTCGTCCACCGATTACTGCAACGCCGTGCTTACTTGCAAGAGTCTGAACTTTGGTTTAGATGATCCCTTGATCGCCAAGACCCTCAGCATCGCCCCTTTGGTGGAGAGGCCTTATCTAGCTAACGGGTATGAAAAAATGATGGAGAGCCTTTTGGCAGCCAACAACCTTGATGCGCATTACGTTAAGGGTATGCGTGAGTACTTTTATTTTGATAATCACTTTTTGAGACTCCATCACCTTCATCTTGCCTCTAAAGGGTATGAAAAAATGATGATGCCATCACCATCAGTCAACTTCGTAAGTATCTTTTTGCCCTTCTCGATTATTCCCAAGGCCATGAGAAGACCACCGTAA
- the LOC106338049 gene encoding F-box protein At2g35280-like: MEPTNHSLTRLDTMPDGMLCLIISKVGAALSTGYCNAVLTCKSLNFGLDDPLIAKTLSVAPLVERPHLANGYEKMMESLLAANNLDAHYVKGMREYFYFDNHFLGLHHLRLASKGDHK, from the coding sequence ATGGAGCCAACTAACCATTCTCTGACTCGCCTTGACACCATGCCAGACGGCATGTTGTGCCTCATCATCTCAAAAGTCGGTGCTGCGTTGTCCACCGGTTACTGCAACGCCGTGCTTACTTGCAAGAGTCTGAACTTCGGTTTAGATGATCCCTTGATCGCCAAGACCCTCAGCGTCGCCCCTTTGGTGGAGAGGCCTCATCTAGCTAACGGGTATGAAAAAATGATGGAGAGCCTTTTGGCAGCCAACAACCTAGATGCGCATTACGTTAAGGGTATGCGTGAGTACTTTTATTTTGATAATCACTTTTTGGGACTCCATCACCTTCGTCTTGCCTCTAAAGGGGACCACAAATAA
- the LOC106342803 gene encoding protein transport protein Sec61 subunit alpha yields the protein MGGGFRVLHLVRPFLAFLPEVQSADRKVPFREKVIYTVISLFIFLVCSQLPLYGIHSTTGADPFYWMRVILASNRGTVMELGITPIVTSGLVMQLLAGSKIIEVDNNVREDRALLNGAQKLLGILIAIGEAVAYVLSGMYGPVGQLGVGNAILIILQLFFAGIIVICLDELLQKGYGLGSGISLFIATNICESIIWKAFSPTTINTGRGAEFEGAVIALFHMLITKSNKVAALRQAFYRQNLPNVTNLLATVLIFLIVIYFQGFRVVLPVRSKNARGQQGSYPIKLFYTSNMPIILQSALVSNLYFISQLLYRKFSGNFFVNLLGQWKESEYSGQSIPVSGLAYLITAPASFSDMAAHPFHALFYIVFMLTACALFSKTWIEVSGSSARDVAKQLKEQQMVMPGHRESNLQKELNRYIPTAAAFGGVCIGALTVLADFMGAIGSGTGILLAVTIIYQYFETFEKEKASELGFFGF from the exons ATGGGAGGAGGATTTAGAGTTTTGCATTTGGTGAGGCCATTCTTGGCTTTTCTTCCAGAGGTCCAGAGTGCTGACAGGAAGGTGCCTTTCAGAGAGAAGGTCATCTACACTGTTATCTCTCTCTTCATCTTCCTTGTCTGCAGTCAGCTTCCTCTCTATGGTATCCACTCTACCACCGGCGCCGATCCTTTCTACTGGATGCGTGTCATTCTTGCCTCCAACCGTGGGACCGTCATGGAGCTTGGTATCACTCCTATCGTTACCTCTGGTCTCGTGATGCAGCTCTTGGCTGGTTCTAAGATTATCGAGGTTGACAACAATGTCCGCGAGGATCGTGCCCTCTT GAATGGTGCTCAGAAGCTTCTTGGTATTCTGATTGCCATCGGTGAAGCTGTTGCGTATGTTCTTTCCGGAATGTATGGACCCGTTGGACAGCTTGGTGTTGGAAACGCCATTCTCATCATCCTCCAGCTGTTCTTTGCCGGTATCATTGTTATCTGCCTTGACGAGCTTCTTCAAAAAGGATACGGTCTCGGCTCAGGAATCTCTCTTTTCATTGCCACCAACATCTG TGAGAGCATTATCTGGAAGGCGTTTAGCCCAACTACAATCAACACTGGCCGTGGAGCTGAGTTTGAAGGCGCTGTTATCGCACTTTTCCATATGCTGATAACTAAGTCCAACAAGGTTGCAGCTCTCCGCCAAGCGTTCTACCGGCAGAACCTTCCGAATGTCACCAACTTGCTTGCCACGGTCTTGATCTTCCTGATTGTCATCTACTTCCAAGGGTTCCGTGTGGTTTTGCCGGTGAGATCAAAGAATGCACGTGGGCAACAGGGCTCTTACCCAATCAAGCTGTTCTACACCTCTAACATGCCCATCATTCTCCAATCCGCGCTCGTCTCAAACCTTTACTTCATCTCTCAG CTTCTCTACAGGAAGTTCAGTGGAAACTTCTTTGTAAACCTTTTGGGACAATGGAAAGAATCTGAGTACAGTGGGCAGTCTATTCCAGTTAGTGGTCTGGCTTACCTCATCACAGCTCCAGCAAG CTTCTCGGACATGGCAGCTCACCCGTTCCATGCACTGTTCTACATTGTCTTCATGCTCACCGCTTGTGCTCTTTTCTCAAAGACATGGATTGAGGTCTCCGGATCTTCTGCTAGGGACGTAGCTAAGCAGCTCAAG GAACAACAAATGGTGATGCCGGGACACAGAGAGTCAAACTTGCAGAAGGAGCTGAACAGGTATATCCCAACAGCAGCAGCTTTCGGAGGAGTGTGTATCGGTGCACTGACCGTTCTTGCTGATTTCATGGGAGCCATTGGGTCCGGGACTGGAATTCTCTTGGCGGTGACAATCATATATCAGTATTTCGAGACCTTCGAGAAGGAGAAAGCAAGTGAACTCGGCTTCTTCGGGTTCTAA
- the LOC106341176 gene encoding protein IWS1 homolog: MSQERITETRVRASSVDNTEEVLDDLAEPRASPIDDKVGKKKRQRNQKDESRPNKKNKKQDSVRDNDLAIQTEIVEMWDSLTNTNTPNPNPTKAVIDRAKRKEDNDEIAKLFQVRKRKSVWQKTKAEIALQVEQVMANLELAVEDDVELNKQGKPATNKLTKLPILVGALSKKHLQAEFLDHGVLSLLKNWLEPLPDGSLPNTNIRTSVLQILYDLSIIIDKGEGCRREQLIKSGLAKVVMFLSRTDEETRGNRRLANDLVNRWGHMIYERSTRYEDMLSQEEREEQEEVLSRREKKKKVPEARVGEFDEDVDFSVEEKPKVPGGRVVTVVPTAMAMEFVLRPRPKVDERLKARAKMHLGGGRYENLMKRVKERKAVREQSMHALKLSVDGHSKPKY, from the coding sequence ATGAGTCAAGAGCGTATTACAGAAACTAGGGTTAGGGCTAGTTCCGTCGACAACACAGAAGAGGTTCTTGATGATCTTGCGGAACCTAGGGCTAGTCCTATCGACGACAAAGTAGGGAAGAAGAAGAGACAGAGGAATCAAAAAGACGAGTCTCGTCCTAACAAGAAGAATAAGAAGCAAGACTCGGTTCGTGATAACGATCTTGCTATTCAGACAGAGATCGTGGAGATGTGGGATTCACTCACGAACACCAACACTCCAAACCCTAACCCTACTAAGGCTGTCATCGATCGCGCCAAGAGGAAGGAAGACAACGACGAGATCGCCAAACTCTTCCAAGTGAGAAAACGCAAGTCCGTGTGGCAGAAAACGAAAGCCGAGATCGCGTTGCAAGTAGAACAAGTCATGGCCAATCTCGAACTCGCGGTAGAAGACGACGTGGAGCTCAACAAGCAAGGCAAGCCCGCGACCAACAAGCTCACCAAGCTCCCTATCCTCGTCGGAGCTCTCTCCAAGAAACACCTCCAAGCCGAGTTCTTGGACCACGGAGTGCTCAGCCTCCTCAAGAACTGGCTCGAGCCTCTCCCGGACGGTAGCTTGCCGAACACGAACATCCGCACCTCCGTCTTGCAGATTCTCTACGATCTAAGCATCATTATAGACAAAGGAGAGGGGTGCAGAAGAGAGCAGCTGATCAAGAGCGGTCTCGCCAAGGTGGTGATGTTCTTGTCGAGGACGGACGAGGAGACTAGGGGTAACAGGAGGCTCGCTAACGACTTGGTCAACAGATGGGGGCATATGATTTACGAGAGGAGCACGAGGTACGAGGACATGTTGAGCCAAGAGGAGAGGGAAGAGCAAGAGGAGGTGCTTTCCAGAAGAGAGAAGAAGAAGAAAGTTCCCGAAGCTAGAGTTGGAGAGTTTGATGAGGATGTTGACTTCTCTGTGGAAGAGAAACCAAAGGTGCCAGGTGGTAGAGTGGTGACGGTGGTGCCTACGGCGATGGCGATGGAGTTTGTGCTACGTCCTAGACCGAAAGTTGACGAGAGGCTCAAGGCTCGTGCGAAGATGCACCTTGGTGGCGGAAGGTATGAAAATTTGATGAAGAGAGTGAAGGAGAGGAAGGCGGTTAGGGAACAATCTATGCATGCCTTGAAGCTTAGTGTTGACGGTCACTCCAAGCCTAAGTACTAG
- the LOC106338051 gene encoding uncharacterized protein LOC106338051 → MAGAGRHEHGLFSCQYKGDVGLATDYQSSRTPLVFPLLKMIKLQRLIEIPSPTEIRETLFEIHPDKAPGPDGFSAAFFHPHWDTVGPAICNEIQIFFRTGQLPHSINETHICLIPKIQSPRVVSDYRPIALCNVYYKIISKILSLRLEPILQHVVSENQSAFIPGRIITDNILITHEVLNYLKISTAKKRCGMAIKTDVSKAYDMLECNFIQFVLEKMGFHQTWIHWMMQCIKTVSYSFLINNVVSGKVLPQRGIRQGDPLSPYIFILYGEVLSGLCRKAQSDGTLAGIRVAENSPRINHLLFADDTMIFTYSNAHCCTALSSIVHKYELVSGQKTNPEKYSITFSSKTPPEVKIQVKTLLGIDKESGVGKYLGLQEHFGRKKRDLFASIVDKIKQRSISWTTRFLSTAGKATMLQAVLSSVPTFAMSAFQLPVSLCKKIQSVLTRFWWDSSDGKRKICWVSWENLTNPKSLGGLGFRDIILFNQALLAKIAWRLITKPDCLLARVLLGKYCHKSSFLKVNHSTSSHGWEGILWRRDLLLNHLGKSIGNGETTRVWEDPWIPSAPSPMPYGPIQEKDQDLMVSDLLTRETKEWNVLLINERLPVLLHHIQLIKPSLLGAPDAYIWKADKSSSYSVKSGYNSLHYPCSRPTVPLRRLLTEPQNDPNNNNAAVTVAPDNNSGDFNWKKNVWNIPFSPKLKMFLWKAAQDSLPTGDHATRPLQLSLCARCLEVMTMGELYGSQFTQHLPKAPGGLTKKEEPPTIWSLHQSSPLDLTHSPQETFNKAIYLAREWENAQNPKSARGPSTIAAPQHPTETSSAIRCNTDAAWRSDSTTTGISWIFTAPSTVEVNRGSKIQMHVSSPLLAEALAIREVLQQAISLKLTHIWVRLDSQVLVRAIDRNRSSSELHEVLSDITGLTSSFNFYFFSFTPRNSNGPADAIAKACLANFVSSGLTFY, encoded by the exons ATGGCTGGCGCTGGGAGACATGAACACGGGCTTTTTTCATGCCAGTACAAAGGGGACGTAGGGCTCGCAACAGACTATCAGTCATCGAGGACTCCGCTGGTGTTCCCGTTGTTGAAGATGATCAAATTACAGAG GCTCATTGAAATCCCCTCTCCTACGGAAATCCGAGAAACTCTGTTTGAAATCCACCCAGATAAGGCTCCGGGCCCTGATGGTTTCTCAGCAGCTTTCTTCCACCCTCACTGGGATACAGTAGGACCTGCTATATGCAATGAAATACAAATCTTCTTCAGAACAGGACAACTACCACATTCGATCAACGAAACTCACATATGTTTGATACCGAAGATCCAGAGCCCTAGGGTAGTCTCAGATTATAGACCTATTGCGCTTTGCAATGTCTATTATAAGATAATTTCTAAGATTCTATCTCTGAGGCTAGAACCTATTCTACAACATGTTGTATCTGAGAATCAATCGGCGTTCATACCTGGAAGAATCATCACTGACAACATCTTGATCACTCATGAAGTCCTCAACTACCTCAAGATATCTACAGCTAAAAAGAGATGTGGCATGGCAATAAAGACTGATGTTAGCAAAGCCTACGACATGTTGGAATGTAATTTTATTCAATTTGTCCTAGAAAAAATGGGTTTCCATCAGACTTGGATCCATTGGATGATGCAATGCATAAAGACAGTCTCCTATTCTTTTCTTATAAACAATGTGGTTAGTGGAAAAGTCTTACCTCAAAGGGGCATACGCCAGGGCGATCCTCTGTCCCCCTATATCTTCATTCTCTACGGGGAAGTACTCTCAGGTCTCTGCAGGAAAGCTCAATCAGACGGTACACTAGCAGGCATTAGAGTGGCCGAAAACAGTCCGAGAATTAATCACCTGCTATTCGCAGATGATACCATGATATTCACCTACTCCAATGCCCACTGCTGCACTGCTTTGTCCTCAATTGTACACAAATATGAACTAGTATCAGGGCAAAAGACCAACCCTGAGAAGTATTCAATCACATTTTCATCAAAGACTCCACCGGAGGTTAAGATCCAAGTGAAGACTCTATTAGGGATTGATAAGGAAAGCGGAGTGGGGAAGTATTTGGGCTTACAAGAACACTTTGGACGGAAGAAGAGAGACCTCTTCGCCTCAATTGTAGACAAGATCAAGCAACGCTCCATTAGCTGGACCACGAGGTTCCTCTCAACTGCAGGCAAGGCTACAATGCTGCAAGCCGTCTTGTCATCAGTTCCAACCTTTGCGATGTCAGCTTTCCAACTACCGGTGAGCCTGTGTAAGAAAATTCAATCAGTCCTAACGAGATTTTGGTGGGATTCTTCAGATGGAAAAAGAAAAATTTGTTGGGTATCGTGGGAAAACCTCACAAATCCAAAATCTCTAGGCGGCCTAGGATTTCGCGACATCATCCTCTTCAACCAGGCACTCTTAGCTAAGATAGCTTGGAGACTGATAACAAAACCGGATTGTCTCTTGGCCCGTGTTCTACTGGGCAAGTACTGCCATAAATCTTCCTTCCTCAAAGTCAATCATAGTACCTCATCTCACGGTTGGGAAGGCATTCTTTGGAGACGTGATCTACTCCTCAACCACCTAGGAAAGTCTATCGGCAATGGGGAAACAACTAGGGTTTGGGAAGACCCTTGGATCCCATCTGCTCCATCGCCAATGCCCTATGGACCTATACAAGAAAAAGATCAAGACCTTATGGTGTCAGACCTCCTCACAAGAGAAACAAAGGAATGGAATGTACTCTTGATCAATGAGCGCTTACCAGTGCTACTTCACCATATCCAACTGATCAAACCCAGCCTCCTAGGAGCTCCAGATGCATACATATGGAAGGCAGATAAATCTAGCTCATACTCAGTTAAGTCAGGATATAACTCACTGCATTACCCTTGCTCCCGACCAACAGTACCACTCAGAAGACTGCTAACAGAGCCACAAAACGATCCCAACAACAACAATGCAGCCGTTACTGTCGCTCCGGATAACAACTCGGGAGACTTTAACTGGAAGAAAAACGTCTGGAATATACCTTTTTCCCCAAAGCTCAAGATGTTCCTGTGGAAAGCGGCTCAAGACTCACTCCCTACAG GAGACCACGCTACACGCCCTCTTCAACTGTCGCTTTGCGCAAGATGTTTGGAAGTTATGACCATGGGAGAGCTATATGGATCACAATTCACTCAACACCTTCCGAAGGCTCCTGGTGGGCTCACAAAGAAAGAAGAACCTCCCACCATATGGAGTCTCCATCAATCTTCTCCCCTGGATTT GACACATTCACCACAGGAGACCTTCAACAAAGCTATCTATTTGGCGAGGGAATGGGAAAATGCCCAAAACCCCAAGTCAGCAAGAGGACCTTCTACCATCGCAGCCCCGCAGCACCCGACTGAAACAAGCTCTGCAATCCGATGTAACACAGACGCGGCCTGGAGATCGGACTCAACAACAACAGGAATCAGCTGGATCTTCACAGCTCCATCTACTGTGGAAGTCAATAGGGGATCGAAGATTCAGATGCATGTATCCTCCCCGCTTCTCGCAGAAGCCTTAGCCATCAGGGAAGTTCTCCAACAGGCGATCTCCCTCAAGCTCACTCATATCTGGGTACGCTTAGACTCCCAAGTGCTCGTTAGAGCAATCGACCGGAATCGAAGTTCATCGGAACTCCACGAAGTTCTCTCGGACATCACCGGCCTCACGTCGTCGTTTAATTTCTATTTCTTTTCTTTCACTCCTAGAAACTCAAATGGGCCTGCAGATGCCATAGCAAAGGCCTGCCTTGCAAACTTTGTATCATCTGGACTTACTTTTTATTAA
- the LOC106339460 gene encoding WD repeat-containing protein 55 — translation MEIDLGANAFGIDFHPSKKLVAAGLIDGQLHLYRYDTESSLVRERKVRAHKESCRAVRFIDDGQRIVTASADCSILATDVETGASVLRLENAHEDAVNTLITVTETTIASGDDKGCVKIWDTRQRSCSHEFNVHEDYISDMTFASDTMKLVATSGDGTLSVCNLRTSKVQAQSEFSEDELLSVVIMKNGRKAICGTQNGILMLYSWGFFKDCSDRFVDLSPNSVDVLLKLDEDRLITGCDNGIISLVGILPNRIIQPIGSHEFPIEDLALSHDNKFLGSTAHDSMLKLWDLEEIIEGSNGNASGAAEDSDSDNDGMDLDNDPKPSKGSKRKTKSKANPVDNRAFFADM, via the exons ATGGAGATCGATTTGGGAGCAAACGCGTTCGGTATAGACTTCCACCCATCGAAGAAGCTAGTAGCTGCTGGTCTCATCGATGGACAATTGCATCT ATACCGTTACGACACAGAGTCTTCACTTGTCAG GGAGCGTAAGGTTCGTGCTCATAAGGAGTCTTGCAGAGCTGTTCGGTTCATTGACGATGGCCAAA GAATCGTCACAGCTTCAGCTGATTGCTCTATTTTAGCTACCGATGTGGAGACTGGGGCTAGTGTTTTACGTCTTGAGAATGCTCACGA AGATGCTGTTAATACTTTGATAACTGTTACTGAGACAACCATCGCTTCAGGGGATGATAAAGGCTGTGTTAAG ATATGGGATACGAGGCAGCGGTCTTGCTCTCACGAGTTTAATGTACACGAGGATTACATTTCTGACATGACCTTTGCATCTGATACTATGAAGCTAGTGGCAACAAG TGGAGATGGGACACTATCTGTCTGTAATCTCAGAACGAGCAAAGTCCAAGCTCAGTCCGAGTTTTCTGAAGACGAACTGCTTTCTGTTGTTATAATGAAG AATGGCCGTAAAGCTATCTGTGGAACTCAAAATGGTATTCTCATGTTGTATTCATGGGGATTTTTCAAAGATTGTAG CGATCGGTTTGTTGATCTATCTCCAAATTCAGTTGATGTCCTATTGAAG CTTGATGAGGACAGACTTATCACTGGGTGTGATAATGGAATAATTAG CCTCGTTGGAATACTTCCCAATAGAATCATACAGCCAATTGGGTCTCACGAGTTCCCTATCGAAGATCTCG CTCTCTCGCATGATAACAAGTTTCTTGGTAGCACTGCTCATGACAGTATGCTCAAG CTGTGGGACCTGGAAGAGATTATAGAAGGTTCTAATGGAAACGCATCGGGAGCTGCAGAAGACAGTGACAGCGACAACGACGGGATGGACCTTGACAATGATCCTAAGCCTTCCAAAG GTAGCAAGAGGAAAACAAAAAGCAAAGCAAATCCAGTGGACAACAGAGCTTTCTTCGCAGACATGTAG